A stretch of DNA from Desmospora activa DSM 45169:
CTTGGTCCAACTTCGCCACCGCAGTCGCAATCGGCAGCTTTTGATCTTCTTCATAGAAGAAGCGGGCATCGGCTAGACGGGCGGAGAGCACCTTTTCATTTCCTTTCGCCACTGTGACAAGGGCATGGTCATCACCATTGCGCACGGTTACAAAATAGGGCAACAGCTTTCCGTCTGCCCCTTCCACCGGAAAATAACGCTGATGCTCTCGCATGGTCGTAATTAAGACGGCTGGGGGTAAGCTTAAATAAGCCTCATCATAGCGACCGAACAAAGCAGTAGGCGTTTCCACCAAATAGGTAACCTCGTCCAACAGATCGGGATCCACCGGGATCGTCCAGCCGTGCTGCTGCTCCAATTGTTCAAGCTGGGAGCGGATCAAGGCTTGCCGTTCCATTGCGTCGACCATCACATGTTGTTGGCGCAGCGTTTCTACATAGGAAGCCGGATGATCCAAATCAACAGCAGCACCGAGAAAACGATGCCCCCGGGTTTGACGTCCGGCGGTTACACCTGCCCAGGATACGGGCACCACTTCTTCTCCCCACAGGCAGACCAACCAGCGAACCGGGCGGATAAAACGGGTGCGGCCACTACCCCAGCGCATCGCTTTTGGAAAATGGATACTGTTCAGCACTGTGGGCAACTCTTCTTGCAGCAAGCTGTCGGTCTCTTTTCCCTCTTCATGCTTTAAAGCGAAGACATAAGTCTCCCCTTTATACTCTTTTAAGGCGAGGCCGGTCACATCTACGCCCTGCTTCCGCGCAAACCCCTGTGCCGCCTTGGTCCAGAAGCCGTCTTCGTCCATGGCGATTCTTTTGGCGGGTCCGCGCACTTCCGCAGCGATATCTTCTTGTTTTGCGGCCACTCCCTTGATCAACAAGGTGAAGCGGCGGGGAGTGGCATAGGCGTTTACTTCACCGTGGGCGATCCGCTTTTCTTTGAGCCAAGTGACTGTCTTCTCCCGCAATTGTTTCAATCCGCCTTCAACAAAACGGGCGGGAATCTCCTCGCATCCGATTTCCAATAGCCAATCCCGTTCAGACATGGGCGTTCCCTCCCTCTTTCATCAGCGGAAAGCCGAGGCGTTCCCGTTCCGCCACATAGGTTTTGGCACAGCGGCGAGCCAATGCCCGCACCCGTGCCAGATAACCGGTCCGTTCGGTGACGCTGATGGCGCCGCGAGCATCCAACAAGTTAAACGTGTGCGAGCACTTCAAAATATAATCATAAGCGGGAAACACCAGATTTTCTTCTAATGCCCGGTTGGCCTCTTCCTCATATTCGTCAAACCAACGAAACAGTTTGGCACTATCGGAAACCTCAAAGGAATACTTGGAATGCTCATATTCCGGCTGTTTAAAAATATCGCCGTACTTCACTCCATGCACCCAGGAGAGATTGTAGATATTTTCTTTATCCTGGATATAGGAAGCCAAACGCTCCAACCCGTAGGTGATCTCTACTGAGACCGGGTCGGCTTCCAGGCCGCCGATCTGTTGAAAATAGGTAAACTGGGTAATCTCCATTCCGTCCAACCATACTTCCCAACCTAAACCGGCAGCTCCCATGGCCGGATTTTCCCAGTTGTCTTCAACAAAGCGAATATCATGTTCCAGAGGGTCGATCCCCAACTCTTTTAAGCTGTTGAGATATACTTCTTGAATATCGTCCGGTGACGGCTTCATAATCACTTGAAATTGATGGTGTTGATACACCCGATTAGGGTTTTCACCATAACGGCCGTCAGCCGGGCGGCGGGAAGGTTCCACATAGGCTGTATTCCACGGTTCCGGTCCCAATGTACGCAAAAAAGTCATCGGATTCATGGTACCAGCCCCTTTTTCTACATCATAGGGTTGGGCCAATACACATCCCCTGGCACTCCAATACGCCTGCAATTTTAAAATAATTGATTGCATCTTCAATCTCCCCCACCTTCAGGCAAATAAAAAAACCTCTTCCATCTCCTTACGAAAGCGATCGCTTTCATAGGGACGGGAGGTTTCCCGCGGTTCCACCCTAATTGACCCGGTAACTCACCGAATCCCCTTCATTGGACAAGCGCTCCAGACCGCCCTTCACCGGATTTGTGTCCGGGCTTGCACCATTCCCGGCTCGCTGAGGTCACAAAGGACCGGCTACTCCCTTCTATCATCGCGCGTAAATTTTACAGCTATATATAATTATATATATACCAAACTGTACCGTTGCCTGTCAATCATTCATCGCGCCAATCCCGCTTCATCCGATCGAGGAAATCCCGTGATTTCAGGGATTGGCCCACATATTCGTCAAGAAAGGCGCGGATTACCTTCTCCAATTGGGTACGGGTTTCCGCTTTTAAATCCACCTCACCGACACGGTCAGGCGTCATCCGTTGCAACAACTTTAACACACGAGCCGTCGCCGCAGAAATGGCGATCGCCTGTCGATCCCGGTGGCTACAATCAAGGCAGAGAAAACCACCCATCGCCACGCTAAAGCGGACCGATCGATCAACGGCCCCACAGTGGACACAACCGTCCAGGCGCGGACGGTATCCCCCGACTTCCAACACCTTTAGTTCAAAAATATGGGTGAGAATATCGGGATCGGCCCCTTCTTCCAACATATCCAAGGTTGTTTCCAGCAGCGAGTATAAAACCGGCTGCACTTCCCTTTCCTCTGTCAGTCTATCCAATAATTCCGTCATGTAGGCGGCCACCGCCGTCAGCGTTAAATCGGAACGCAGGGAGTAGCGCGCACGTTGAATTTCCGCCTGGGAAAGAGTGGCCATACCCGAGGAGCCGGAAAAACAGAGGAACCAACCGGATGTAAAGGGTTGCGTCACCGCTCCCAGACGGCTTTTGGTTTTTTTGGCTCCACGGGCCATTACCGCAATTTTCCCCTGCTCCTGTGTAAACAGAGTGACCACTTTATGGCTTTCTCCGTAATCCCGAGTTCGGATCACAATCCCTTCACATTTTGCCAGCATGGAACAGGTGTCAACCCTCCACCTTCGCTTCCGATTCCCGTTGCCCTCCTTTGTCGCTGCTGTCGGTGTAAGTGATGGCATCCTTATACAAGAGGTATGCATCAATACTGCCCGTCACAGTGAAACATTTCCACGAAAAGTCACACAAACGGTTCATCCTCCCCATCAGAGAAATCGGTCAAACGAAAACTCTAGGAATTAGGATGGGCCGATCGCAGCAGGAGTATAACCAGAATCGGACCGATAAGATTTTCCAAATAGAAATCTACTCTTCGTCGCGGTAGCCAAACTGACGCAGATAAAAATCCTCATTGCGCCAATCCTTTTTTACCTTTACCCATAAATCGAGATACACTTTACTACCCAATAAACGCTGGATCTCGTGACGGGCACGGCGGCCCACTTCTTTTAGCATCGATCCCTGTTTACCGATTAAAATCCCTTTTTGCGAAGCCCGTTCCGTAATGATGGTCGCCCGTACATCCACCAGATCACCCTCATCCTGGCGTGACATCTCCTCCACCACGACAGCGACGGAATGGGGCACCTCTTCTCGCGTCAGGTGCAACACTTTTTCCCGGATCAGTTCAGCGACGATAAACCGTTCCGGATGATCGGTTACATATTCGGAGGGATAATAAGGCGGGCCTTCCGGGAATTCTGCCAAAATCAGCTCCAACAGTTTGCCGGTGTTGTTACCCAGTTTCGCCGAGATGGGAACCACTTCACGAAAAGAAAAACGCGTCCGATATTGATCGATCAGTGGCAACAGCGATTCAGGATGAACCTGGTCAATTTTGTTTACCACCAGGAACACCGGCGTTTTTACCTCTTGCAGCAGATCCATGATAAACTGATCCCCTGCTCCCATCCCTTCTTTGGCATCGATCAAAAACAACACCACATCCACTTCGGCAAAGGTGTCTCGCGCGGTTTTCACCATCCATTCACCCAGCCGTGACTTCGGTTTATGAATACCCGGGGTATCCAAAAAGATAATCTGTGACTCCTCAGTGGTGTAAACCCCGCGAATCTGGTTGCGCGTCGTCTGGGGCTTATCCGACATAATCGCCACTTTTTGCCCCAGCACATGATTTAAGAGTGTTGACTTCCCTACATTGGGACGTCCGATCAACGCTGCAAATCCCGATCGAAACCCGTTGCCCGTCATAACAAATCCCCCTTGGTAAATGCCCCCGGTAATAACTCCCCTACCGATGTCTCCTCAATATCCCCGTATAGGTTGGTCAGATAAACCGGTGTCTCCGCTTGGCAAAATTCCGCCAGCACCTGGCGACAGGCACCACAGGGGGAAACGGGACCAGTGGTGTCGGCGACCACAGCCACCGCAACAAACGAAGTAATTCCGGCAGAGACCGCTTTAAACACAGCGGTCCGTTCGGCACAGTTGGTTAGACTATAGGAGGCGTTCTCAATATTGCAACCCCGGAAAATACGGCCATCTGGAGCGACCACTGCCGCCCCCACGGCAAAGTTTGAATAAGGGACATACGCCTGCTTGCGCGCTTCTATGGCTTCCTCAATCAGTCGGTCTCGCTTCATGGGACCTTCTCTTCCTTCTGTTCGGTGGAATCGCCTGGACTCGCTACTGGCCAGGTGGGAGTAACCACTCCCCCAGAGATAATATATTTTAATCCTTGTTCTACAGTCATTTCCAAAAAGATCACATCTTCTTCCGGAATCATCACCAACCAACCGGAAGTGGGATTGGGTGTGGTTGGCAGAAAAATATTAAGGATGCGCCCTTTCTCTTTTTCTTTTCCTTTTTCCTGCACTTCTCCACTGGAATCTCCTGTAAAAAAGCCCATGGTATAGATGCCATGGCGCGGGTACGGAACCAAAACCACCTTTTTAAAACTGGCTTGATCCCCTTCAAAAGTACTGGTAATCTGCTTGACGGTGGAGTAAATCGTACGGGCCAAAGGGATCCGATAAAAGAGATAGTCCGTATATCGCAACAATCGGGTCCCAACAAAACTGCGGGTGATCATGCCGAACCATGCCAGCAAGAGTAATGTTAAAATCGTACCCACCCCAGGGATGTGGGTCTGAAAAACAATCCCCCCAACCACCAAGGGGAATTCCAAGATGCCCAGCCAATCCAATATATTTGCCACAGCAATGCCCAAGGTAGGATCGATGATCCCAAAGAGCAGCTTTAAAATATAAAGTGTGGCAAGGGTTGGCAATAACGCGATGACACCGATAATGAGGTAGGTGCGAAAACGCTTGAACATTCCTGATGTCGGACCCCTTTCTTTCTCACATCAATTGAAAACCGATCCAAGCGATGACAATACCCAGAATCGTCCCCAGGATGACCGGGTTTTTTCGTGTTTTGATGCGCAACCGTGTCCCGATCAATAGCGCTGTCAAAAACAGAACTAATAAGATAACCAATAAATGACCGGTCATCAGCACCAATGAGGTGGCGATACAACTGGCGAGGGATGTTGTCATACTGGGTTCAAGCTCTGGACGTCCCCAACGGTGCATAGCGCTTTTTAACATTAACGTTAAAAAGAAATCCAGAGTGATTAAAGCGGCCAAACTGATATCAGGTGGATGAGACGATTGTTCAAAAGTTTGAAAGGCAAAAGCGGCCAAATACGGATAAAAAATGCTGACCCCTACCACCACCGCCAACCCGGCACACAACAACACCGCCCCTGCTGCTACATCCTTGGCCACTTTGGCTAGGGGATGAAAGTCAGGGGAGACCATATCAACCACCGCCTCAACTGCGGTATTAAACAGTTCCGCCACCAGCACCAATAAGATGCTGATAAACAGTAGCAAAACCTCCATCTTGCTGAGGGGCAGATAAAGCGCCAAAAGCAGCACGATCAATGCGGCCATATAATGAATCCGCATATTTCGCTGACTTACCAGCGTATATTTTAATCCTTCCAAGGCGAAGCGAAAACTGTGGAGTACTTTCGACCACCACATAAAAATTCCTACCTTTTTAGGCCGGCATGGGCTAAAATCGCTTCCTGCCGGGAAAACATTCGTTTTTCTTCGTCTTCATCTTGGTGATCATAACCGAGCAGGTGCAAAAATCCATGAACCGCGAGAAACGCCATTTCCCGCCCTAGGCTGTGGCCGTAAGCCTGCGCCTGCTCCTGTGCCCGTGTAAACGAGATCACCACATCTCCCAACGGGATCAGTTCTCCTACTATTGTGCTCGGTTCCTCCCCTGGCTCCCACTGCGGAAAAGAGAGCACATCCGTGGGACGATCCACATCACGAAATTTCCGATTTAAGCGATGAATCGTGTCATCATCGACGATGGAGACGGATACTTCCGCCTCCTTTATCCCTTCCATCGCAGCAGCCTGTTCTAAACAGCGCTCCATATCCGCAATCACGGCTTGTTTCGATTCATCCCAATCGATTTGGATATCCATATCCACATAAAGACTCATGCAGGCTTCACCCCTTTCCCACCCTCTTCGGGATACTCAATACGGGAATGAAAAATTCCCTGTAACGTTTCACAGATGGAACGGGCAATCACATCCAGTTCCCTTAATGTAAGGTCGCACTCATCAAACTGACCGTCATCCAGCCGATCGCGAATAATCTTACGCACCATGGTTTCAATCCGGTCTGGAGTCGGCCGCGCTAGGGAACGTACCGCTGCCTCGACACAATCAGCGATCCCGACAATGGCCGCTTCTTTTGTTTGCGCTTTGGGTCCCGGATAGCGAAAATCCGCCTCCAACACATTGGAACCGTCCCCTTGTTCCTTTGCTTTAAAATAAAAGTATTTCAGCAATGTCGTTCCATGATGCTGTGCCGCAATATCACAGATCGGCGTTGGAATGTTGTACTCTTTTAGCATGTCATATCCGTCACGGGCATGAGAGATGATAATCGTCCTGCTCAGATGAGGGGAAATTTTATCGTGAGGATTTTCCGATTGCAGTTGATTCTCGATAAAAAACTGCGGCCGTTTTGTTTTGCCGACATCATGATAATAGGACCCCACTCGCGCCAACAAACCATCGGCCCCAATCGCCTCTGCCGCCGCTTCCGCTAAATTACCCACAATAATGGAATGATGGTAGCTTCCCGGTGTTTTGGTCAGCAATTTACGCAACAGTGGGTGATTGGGATTGGAAAGCTCCAATAAACGCAGTGGTGACAAAATATCAAACAACGCCTCAAAGTGCTGCAGAAACCCGATCGTCAATACCGCCGAAAACACACCTCCAGCGGCACCAAAGGCGAGGGATTGCAACAATACCTTCCAATCCCCATCGACAGGAGCTAAAGCGTAAAGAGCAGCAATCGTCACCACCGCAGCAGCCGCAGCCACTAAACCCGCCCGGAAAATGGTGAGACGATCGCGTACACCCGCCAAGGCAAAAGCCCCCGCCGAACCGCTTACCAATGCAACCAGCCCATAACGATAATCAAACAGCAGATGATTTTCCGCATTAAAGAACATCCCGGCAAAAATACTGAGCAGCACGCTACACCACAGCGCCAATTGCAGATTGAGCAGCAAGGTGACCAGCATGGTTCCCAGAGCGGCAGGAGCCAAGTAGCCTACCGTGCTCCACTCCAAATTTTGCCCCAGGCTGAGGATCTTCATCCCTAACAGGGTGATAAGAAAAACGGAGACCAACATCAACGTTTTTAAGTTGTCACGATAAACTTCCGGCTGAAAACGGCGAATAAACCAAGCCAACAACCCCATCAACAGCCCAACCAATAATCCTAAACCGATGAGTGGCCAAGAATTGGTTTGATCCCGTAATACTCCCAGCTCCTGCAATTGACGATATTGATCGCTGGTGACAACATCGCCGGCCGCTACAATCGTCTCCCCTTTCCGTATCGGGATCGGTTCAACGCTGTCCCGTGCCGCCTCCCGCAACTTTTCCGTTCGTTCGCGATCATACAACTCGTTGGGCAAGATCATCTCCCGGATTAATTCCCGCACAATAAAGCGAGCATCCGCCCCGAGATTGGAAGTGACCAAAGCACGATCCACCTGATCTTGCTTATTCTCCAACTCCTCTTCCCGCACACCGTTGGAGAGTGTATCATATAAAATATCCCGGCTGATGATACGCATCTCAGTCAATTGCTCCACCGGGATCCTCGCCAGCTTAAGATAAAATTCTTCCGACATCTCTGTCGGGATAATATCTTGAAAGTTGGTGATCTTCTCTTTTTCTGACAGCGATTCATCTTCCAGATTGCGGCGTACATCGGTAAAGATCGTCTCCAACCGCTTCAATTGCCGCTCCGTCAACTGCTCATCTACTTGATATTGCTTCCCTACCGATTCCGCAGCCTGTTCACGCGCCCGCTCCGTTGCCTCTTGATCCACCTTGGTTACCGGAGAGACGATTGTTTCCGCTGAAACGGAGCCGGGAGAGAGATCATACTGCTGTGGGAGTACATCTTTCATCAGTAACAGAAAACAGAATAAACCCAAACCGGTGTACAGTAAAAAACGGACCCGCCTGCTTGTCCTCCAAAAGGCGGGAAAGCGGAATCGTCTCCGCCAAGTTGGTTTTTTCGGTTGATGGGG
This window harbors:
- a CDS encoding diacylglycerol kinase gives rise to the protein MWWSKVLHSFRFALEGLKYTLVSQRNMRIHYMAALIVLLLALYLPLSKMEVLLLFISILLVLVAELFNTAVEAVVDMVSPDFHPLAKVAKDVAAGAVLLCAGLAVVVGVSIFYPYLAAFAFQTFEQSSHPPDISLAALITLDFFLTLMLKSAMHRWGRPELEPSMTTSLASCIATSLVLMTGHLLVILLVLFLTALLIGTRLRIKTRKNPVILGTILGIVIAWIGFQLM
- a CDS encoding cytidine deaminase, encoding MKRDRLIEEAIEARKQAYVPYSNFAVGAAVVAPDGRIFRGCNIENASYSLTNCAERTAVFKAVSAGITSFVAVAVVADTTGPVSPCGACRQVLAEFCQAETPVYLTNLYGDIEETSVGELLPGAFTKGDLL
- the recO gene encoding DNA repair protein RecO gives rise to the protein MLAKCEGIVIRTRDYGESHKVVTLFTQEQGKIAVMARGAKKTKSRLGAVTQPFTSGWFLCFSGSSGMATLSQAEIQRARYSLRSDLTLTAVAAYMTELLDRLTEEREVQPVLYSLLETTLDMLEEGADPDILTHIFELKVLEVGGYRPRLDGCVHCGAVDRSVRFSVAMGGFLCLDCSHRDRQAIAISAATARVLKLLQRMTPDRVGEVDLKAETRTQLEKVIRAFLDEYVGQSLKSRDFLDRMKRDWRDE
- a CDS encoding HD family phosphohydrolase is translated as MKEPHQPKKPTWRRRFRFPAFWRTSRRVRFLLYTGLGLFCFLLLMKDVLPQQYDLSPGSVSAETIVSPVTKVDQEATERAREQAAESVGKQYQVDEQLTERQLKRLETIFTDVRRNLEDESLSEKEKITNFQDIIPTEMSEEFYLKLARIPVEQLTEMRIISRDILYDTLSNGVREEELENKQDQVDRALVTSNLGADARFIVRELIREMILPNELYDRERTEKLREAARDSVEPIPIRKGETIVAAGDVVTSDQYRQLQELGVLRDQTNSWPLIGLGLLVGLLMGLLAWFIRRFQPEVYRDNLKTLMLVSVFLITLLGMKILSLGQNLEWSTVGYLAPAALGTMLVTLLLNLQLALWCSVLLSIFAGMFFNAENHLLFDYRYGLVALVSGSAGAFALAGVRDRLTIFRAGLVAAAAAVVTIAALYALAPVDGDWKVLLQSLAFGAAGGVFSAVLTIGFLQHFEALFDILSPLRLLELSNPNHPLLRKLLTKTPGSYHHSIIVGNLAEAAAEAIGADGLLARVGSYYHDVGKTKRPQFFIENQLQSENPHDKISPHLSRTIIISHARDGYDMLKEYNIPTPICDIAAQHHGTTLLKYFYFKAKEQGDGSNVLEADFRYPGPKAQTKEAAIVGIADCVEAAVRSLARPTPDRIETMVRKIIRDRLDDGQFDECDLTLRELDVIARSICETLQGIFHSRIEYPEEGGKGVKPA
- a CDS encoding YqzL family protein produces the protein MNRLCDFSWKCFTVTGSIDAYLLYKDAITYTDSSDKGGQRESEAKVEG
- the glyQ gene encoding glycine--tRNA ligase subunit alpha: MQSIILKLQAYWSARGCVLAQPYDVEKGAGTMNPMTFLRTLGPEPWNTAYVEPSRRPADGRYGENPNRVYQHHQFQVIMKPSPDDIQEVYLNSLKELGIDPLEHDIRFVEDNWENPAMGAAGLGWEVWLDGMEITQFTYFQQIGGLEADPVSVEITYGLERLASYIQDKENIYNLSWVHGVKYGDIFKQPEYEHSKYSFEVSDSAKLFRWFDEYEEEANRALEENLVFPAYDYILKCSHTFNLLDARGAISVTERTGYLARVRALARRCAKTYVAERERLGFPLMKEGGNAHV
- the ybeY gene encoding rRNA maturation RNase YbeY, encoding MSLYVDMDIQIDWDESKQAVIADMERCLEQAAAMEGIKEAEVSVSIVDDDTIHRLNRKFRDVDRPTDVLSFPQWEPGEEPSTIVGELIPLGDVVISFTRAQEQAQAYGHSLGREMAFLAVHGFLHLLGYDHQDEDEEKRMFSRQEAILAHAGLKR
- the era gene encoding GTPase Era gives rise to the protein MTGNGFRSGFAALIGRPNVGKSTLLNHVLGQKVAIMSDKPQTTRNQIRGVYTTEESQIIFLDTPGIHKPKSRLGEWMVKTARDTFAEVDVVLFLIDAKEGMGAGDQFIMDLLQEVKTPVFLVVNKIDQVHPESLLPLIDQYRTRFSFREVVPISAKLGNNTGKLLELILAEFPEGPPYYPSEYVTDHPERFIVAELIREKVLHLTREEVPHSVAVVVEEMSRQDEGDLVDVRATIITERASQKGILIGKQGSMLKEVGRRARHEIQRLLGSKVYLDLWVKVKKDWRNEDFYLRQFGYRDEE
- the glyS gene encoding glycine--tRNA ligase subunit beta, whose translation is MSERDWLLEIGCEEIPARFVEGGLKQLREKTVTWLKEKRIAHGEVNAYATPRRFTLLIKGVAAKQEDIAAEVRGPAKRIAMDEDGFWTKAAQGFARKQGVDVTGLALKEYKGETYVFALKHEEGKETDSLLQEELPTVLNSIHFPKAMRWGSGRTRFIRPVRWLVCLWGEEVVPVSWAGVTAGRQTRGHRFLGAAVDLDHPASYVETLRQQHVMVDAMERQALIRSQLEQLEQQHGWTIPVDPDLLDEVTYLVETPTALFGRYDEAYLSLPPAVLITTMREHQRYFPVEGADGKLLPYFVTVRNGDDHALVTVAKGNEKVLSARLADARFFYEEDQKLPIATAVAKLDQVVYYEELGTIGDQVRRIRAGVQEMAARLQLSEAEVAQLARAAEICKFDLSTQMVYEFPELSGLMGRDYAVKAGEDQQVADAIEEYHYPRFAGDRLPTGTIGTLISIADKMDAVVSAFAIGIQPTGSQDPYGLRRRAAGVIHILAERGWSPLTLSALIDLTLQKLTADGWVKRSEEEVRAELESFFRLRVKALLQEAEIRYDIIDAVLAAGVDQPKLVLDKARTLATRVNAEEFKTVVEGFSRAANLAKQGTDESTVDSGRFETPAEHALWNAIQETRETFATAAADRDTERMLDALSELAPSIHTFFEDVLVMAEDEAVRRNRLALLREINDIVGRYAAFNQLVFAS
- a CDS encoding DUF502 domain-containing protein, with translation MFKRFRTYLIIGVIALLPTLATLYILKLLFGIIDPTLGIAVANILDWLGILEFPLVVGGIVFQTHIPGVGTILTLLLLAWFGMITRSFVGTRLLRYTDYLFYRIPLARTIYSTVKQITSTFEGDQASFKKVVLVPYPRHGIYTMGFFTGDSSGEVQEKGKEKEKGRILNIFLPTTPNPTSGWLVMIPEEDVIFLEMTVEQGLKYIISGGVVTPTWPVASPGDSTEQKEEKVP